In Flavobacterium sp. GSB-24, the genomic window ACAGGATATTATAACTATGATTTTAGAGATCCTCATGTATTTTACAATGATGAACTGAAAAAATATTCAATGCTGGTAAGCACACAGACAGAACCGGGAAGGAAAGCCGTTCTGCTGCATTTTACAAGTGCTGATCCTGCATCAGGAAAATGGGATGTTGAAGCTCCACTTTATACTACAACTCTAGAGGATAATTATCTAATGATGGAGTGTGCGGATATTTTCAAGATGGGAAGTAACTGGTATTTAATGTTTTCTGAGAATTGGAGCGGAAGCAAAGGTACACATTACAGAATTGCATCATCTATCAATGGTCCCTGGACAAAACCTGAGAATGACAGAATTGACGGAGAATATTTCTATGCAGGAAAAACGGCTTCTGACGGAAATAAAAGATATGTTTTTGGATGGAGTGCCAGAAAAACACCTGAAAATGATTTAGGAAATAAAGATTGGGCGGGGAATATGGTTATTCATGAATTGATTCAGAATTCAGATGGAACTTTAGGGACTCAATCTCCGAAGTCAGTAAAGGATTTATTTTCTAAAAAGAACGCTACTGCTGAAGTAGATGCCATTTCAGCAAATGCAACAGCCAGTAATGGAACCTATTCTTTATCGGGAGAAACAGAAAAAGCAACGGTAACTTTTAAAAGTATTGGAAAGAAGGTCAAAATAAAAGCCGAAGTCACTTTAGCGAAAGCTACCGGAACAACCGGATTTGTTTTTCATACCAATGATACAGGAAGTTACTATAAAATTGTTTTTGATATTGCTAATGGAAAAATAAGCGGTTATAAATCGGCTTCGCAGGAAGTTACTCGTTTGCCTTTTGCCTTTCAGACAAATGTAAAATATGATGTTGAAATAATTGCCGAGGGAAGTGTTGTTGTGATCTATATTAATGGAAAAGCAACGCTCACCAACCGCATTTACGGAAGAGACAAAAACAAATGGGGATTAATCGCTGAAGGACAGACAAGCACAATCTCAAATCTTCAGATAACTCAGCCAGAATAGAAATTAATAATAAAATATTTTAGAATGAATAACGGAAAAAACCTTAAGGCGGTGGCGTACGGAGAGGTACTTTGGGATGTTTTTGCCAATGAGAAAAAGATTGGAGGGGCACCGCTTAATGTCGCCCTGCGCATGAAAACTTTTGGCTGCGAGGTGGCTATGATTAGCTGTGTAGGAAACGATCAAGATGGCAGAGTGATTAAGGAAGAGATAAAGAGTCTGGGACTTAAAACCGATACAATAGTTACCTCAGAAGATTTTCCAACCGGTCTGGTAAATGTCACTTTAAACGAACGAGGTTCGGCAAGTTATGAAATCAGCTACCCGTCAGCATGGGATAAAATTGTATTGAATGAGCAGACTGAAAAAATAGTGAAGCAAGCAGATGTACTTATTTATGGCAGCTTAGTCTGTCGAGATGCCGTTTCAAGAAAAACTTTAAAAGAACTGCTGAATTCAGTGGCTTACAAGGTCTTTGATGTCAATTTAAGAAAACCGCATTATTCCTATGAAATTTTGCAGGAATTAATGAACTCAGCTGATTTTATTAAGTTCAATGATGAGGAATTGCTAGAGATAGCAACAGCTATGGAATCTCCT contains:
- a CDS encoding glycoside hydrolase family 32 protein; its protein translation is MKYRNIITIALAFFWLASCSQDETYIGGSISGGNSEITSVFPVPPAQWMGADDPYYSAGYTGDIMPFFDNGKFHIYFLHDAQNKPAGKGFHDIHEYQSIDLAHFTYEGQTIPYGSNLEPDFAIGTGSVIKAGSLYYFYYTGHNETPAFVQSNARESVLCAISSDLKNWTKVPSFKITAPTGYYNYDFRDPHVFYNDELKKYSMLVSTQTEPGRKAVLLHFTSADPASGKWDVEAPLYTTTLEDNYLMMECADIFKMGSNWYLMFSENWSGSKGTHYRIASSINGPWTKPENDRIDGEYFYAGKTASDGNKRYVFGWSARKTPENDLGNKDWAGNMVIHELIQNSDGTLGTQSPKSVKDLFSKKNATAEVDAISANATASNGTYSLSGETEKATVTFKSIGKKVKIKAEVTLAKATGTTGFVFHTNDTGSYYKIVFDIANGKISGYKSASQEVTRLPFAFQTNVKYDVEIIAEGSVVVIYINGKATLTNRIYGRDKNKWGLIAEGQTSTISNLQITQPE
- a CDS encoding carbohydrate kinase, which produces MNNGKNLKAVAYGEVLWDVFANEKKIGGAPLNVALRMKTFGCEVAMISCVGNDQDGRVIKEEIKSLGLKTDTIVTSEDFPTGLVNVTLNERGSASYEISYPSAWDKIVLNEQTEKIVKQADVLIYGSLVCRDAVSRKTLKELLNSVAYKVFDVNLRKPHYSYEILQELMNSADFIKFNDEELLEIATAMESPFTSLEDNMHFIAEKTKVRAMCVTKGKHGALLMWEGELYQNGGYPIKVSDTVGAGDSFLAALITSLLTDKAPKNAIDFACAVGALVAEAPGANPEILPSRIENLLGKVKI